A stretch of Eleutherodactylus coqui strain aEleCoq1 chromosome 2, aEleCoq1.hap1, whole genome shotgun sequence DNA encodes these proteins:
- the CSNK1A1 gene encoding casein kinase I isoform X1 — MASSSGSKAEFIVGGKYKLVRKIGSGSFGDIYLAINITNGEEVAVKLESQKARHPQLLYESKLYKILQGGVGIPHIRWYGQEKDYNVLVMDLLGPSLEDLFNFCSRRFTMKTVLMLADQMISRIEYVHTKNFIHRDIKPDNFLMGIGRHCNKCFESPVGKRKRSMTVSTSQDPSFSGLNQLFLIDFGLAKKYRDNRTRQHIPYREDKNLTGTARYASINAHLGIEQSRRDDMESLGYVLMYFNRTSLPWQGLKAATKKQKYEKISEKKMSTPVEVLCKGFPAEFAMYLNYCRGLRFEEAPDYMYLRQLFRILFRTLNHQYDYTFDWTMLKQKAAQQAASSSGQGQQAQTPTGKQTDKSKSNMKGF; from the exons ATGgcgagcagcagcggctccaAAGCCGAGTTTATTGTCGGAGGGAAATACAAGCTGGTGCGGAAGATCGGCTCGGGCTCCTTCGGAGACATCTACCTGGCGATCAACATCACCAATGGCGAG GAGGTCGCTGTAAAGTTGGAGTCCCAGAAAGCTCGCCATCCTCAGCTCTTGTATGAGAGCAAACTATATAAGATCCTGCAGGGTGGTGTAGGGATCCCACACATCAG GTGGTATGGGCAAGAAAAGGATTACAATGTTCTAGTCATGGATTTGCTGGGGCCAAGTCTGGAGGATCTCTTCAATTTTTGTTCCCGCAGGTTCACTATGAAAACTGTGCTCATGTTAGCAGACCAG ATGATCAGTAGAATTGAATATGTACACACAAAGAATTTTATACACAGAGACATCAAACCCGACAACTTCCTAATGGGCATCGGACGCCATTGTAATAAG TGTTTCGAATCTCCAGTGGGGAAGAGGAAAAGAAGCATGACTGTTAGTACTTCTCAGGACCCATCTTTCTCAGGATTAAACCAG TTATTCCTTATAGATTTTGGTTTGGCCAAAAAGTACAGAGACAACAGAACACGGCAGCACATACCATACAGAGAAGACAAAAACTTGACTGGCACAGCCCGCTACGCCAGTATCAATGCCCACTTAGGAATTGAGCAGAG TCGTCGTGATGACATGGAGTCTCTAGGATACGTGCTAATGTATTTCAACAGAACCAGCCTTCCTTGGCAAGGATTGAAG GCAGCAACTAAGAAACAAAAATACGAAAAGATCAGTGAAAAGAAGATGTCTACTCCTGTTGAGGTTTTGTGTAAG ggatttcctgcagaatttgctATGTATCTCAATTACTGTCGTGGATTGCGTTTCGAGGAGGCACCAGACTACATGTATCTGCGGCAGCTCTTCAGAATCTTGTTCAG AACTTTAAATCACCAATACGACTACACATTTGACTGGACAATGTTGAAGCAGAAGGCAGCTCAGCAAGCAGCCTCCTCCAGTGGGCAGGGCCAGCAAGCCCAAACCCCCACAGGCAAGCAAACTGACAAATCCAAGAGTAACATGAAAG
- the CSNK1A1 gene encoding casein kinase I isoform X4: protein MASSSGSKAEFIVGGKYKLVRKIGSGSFGDIYLAINITNGEEVAVKLESQKARHPQLLYESKLYKILQGGVGIPHIRWYGQEKDYNVLVMDLLGPSLEDLFNFCSRRFTMKTVLMLADQMISRIEYVHTKNFIHRDIKPDNFLMGIGRHCNKLFLIDFGLAKKYRDNRTRQHIPYREDKNLTGTARYASINAHLGIEQSRRDDMESLGYVLMYFNRTSLPWQGLKAATKKQKYEKISEKKMSTPVEVLCKGFPAEFAMYLNYCRGLRFEEAPDYMYLRQLFRILFRTLNHQYDYTFDWTMLKQKAAQQAASSSGQGQQAQTPTGKQTDKSKSNMKGF, encoded by the exons ATGgcgagcagcagcggctccaAAGCCGAGTTTATTGTCGGAGGGAAATACAAGCTGGTGCGGAAGATCGGCTCGGGCTCCTTCGGAGACATCTACCTGGCGATCAACATCACCAATGGCGAG GAGGTCGCTGTAAAGTTGGAGTCCCAGAAAGCTCGCCATCCTCAGCTCTTGTATGAGAGCAAACTATATAAGATCCTGCAGGGTGGTGTAGGGATCCCACACATCAG GTGGTATGGGCAAGAAAAGGATTACAATGTTCTAGTCATGGATTTGCTGGGGCCAAGTCTGGAGGATCTCTTCAATTTTTGTTCCCGCAGGTTCACTATGAAAACTGTGCTCATGTTAGCAGACCAG ATGATCAGTAGAATTGAATATGTACACACAAAGAATTTTATACACAGAGACATCAAACCCGACAACTTCCTAATGGGCATCGGACGCCATTGTAATAAG TTATTCCTTATAGATTTTGGTTTGGCCAAAAAGTACAGAGACAACAGAACACGGCAGCACATACCATACAGAGAAGACAAAAACTTGACTGGCACAGCCCGCTACGCCAGTATCAATGCCCACTTAGGAATTGAGCAGAG TCGTCGTGATGACATGGAGTCTCTAGGATACGTGCTAATGTATTTCAACAGAACCAGCCTTCCTTGGCAAGGATTGAAG GCAGCAACTAAGAAACAAAAATACGAAAAGATCAGTGAAAAGAAGATGTCTACTCCTGTTGAGGTTTTGTGTAAG ggatttcctgcagaatttgctATGTATCTCAATTACTGTCGTGGATTGCGTTTCGAGGAGGCACCAGACTACATGTATCTGCGGCAGCTCTTCAGAATCTTGTTCAG AACTTTAAATCACCAATACGACTACACATTTGACTGGACAATGTTGAAGCAGAAGGCAGCTCAGCAAGCAGCCTCCTCCAGTGGGCAGGGCCAGCAAGCCCAAACCCCCACAGGCAAGCAAACTGACAAATCCAAGAGTAACATGAAAG
- the CSNK1A1 gene encoding casein kinase I isoform X3, whose protein sequence is MASSSGSKAEFIVGGKYKLVRKIGSGSFGDIYLAINITNGEEVAVKLESQKARHPQLLYESKLYKILQGGVGIPHIRWYGQEKDYNVLVMDLLGPSLEDLFNFCSRRFTMKTVLMLADQMISRIEYVHTKNFIHRDIKPDNFLMGIGRHCNKCFESPVGKRKRSMTVSTSQDPSFSGLNQLFLIDFGLAKKYRDNRTRQHIPYREDKNLTGTARYASINAHLGIEQSRRDDMESLGYVLMYFNRTSLPWQGLKAATKKQKYEKISEKKMSTPVEVLCKGFPAEFAMYLNYCRGLRFEEAPDYMYLRQLFRILFRTLNHQYDYTFDWTMLKQKAAQQAASSSGQGQQAQTPTGF, encoded by the exons ATGgcgagcagcagcggctccaAAGCCGAGTTTATTGTCGGAGGGAAATACAAGCTGGTGCGGAAGATCGGCTCGGGCTCCTTCGGAGACATCTACCTGGCGATCAACATCACCAATGGCGAG GAGGTCGCTGTAAAGTTGGAGTCCCAGAAAGCTCGCCATCCTCAGCTCTTGTATGAGAGCAAACTATATAAGATCCTGCAGGGTGGTGTAGGGATCCCACACATCAG GTGGTATGGGCAAGAAAAGGATTACAATGTTCTAGTCATGGATTTGCTGGGGCCAAGTCTGGAGGATCTCTTCAATTTTTGTTCCCGCAGGTTCACTATGAAAACTGTGCTCATGTTAGCAGACCAG ATGATCAGTAGAATTGAATATGTACACACAAAGAATTTTATACACAGAGACATCAAACCCGACAACTTCCTAATGGGCATCGGACGCCATTGTAATAAG TGTTTCGAATCTCCAGTGGGGAAGAGGAAAAGAAGCATGACTGTTAGTACTTCTCAGGACCCATCTTTCTCAGGATTAAACCAG TTATTCCTTATAGATTTTGGTTTGGCCAAAAAGTACAGAGACAACAGAACACGGCAGCACATACCATACAGAGAAGACAAAAACTTGACTGGCACAGCCCGCTACGCCAGTATCAATGCCCACTTAGGAATTGAGCAGAG TCGTCGTGATGACATGGAGTCTCTAGGATACGTGCTAATGTATTTCAACAGAACCAGCCTTCCTTGGCAAGGATTGAAG GCAGCAACTAAGAAACAAAAATACGAAAAGATCAGTGAAAAGAAGATGTCTACTCCTGTTGAGGTTTTGTGTAAG ggatttcctgcagaatttgctATGTATCTCAATTACTGTCGTGGATTGCGTTTCGAGGAGGCACCAGACTACATGTATCTGCGGCAGCTCTTCAGAATCTTGTTCAG AACTTTAAATCACCAATACGACTACACATTTGACTGGACAATGTTGAAGCAGAAGGCAGCTCAGCAAGCAGCCTCCTCCAGTGGGCAGGGCCAGCAAGCCCAAACCCCCACAG
- the CSNK1A1 gene encoding casein kinase I isoform X2: MASSSGSKAEFIVGGKYKLVRKIGSGSFGDIYLAINITNGEEVAVKLESQKARHPQLLYESKLYKILQGGVGIPHIRWYGQEKDYNVLVMDLLGPSLEDLFNFCSRRFTMKTVLMLADQMISRIEYVHTKNFIHRDIKPDNFLMGIGRHCNKCFESPVGKRKRSMTVSTSQDPSFSGLNQLFLIDFGLAKKYRDNRTRQHIPYREDKNLTGTARYASINAHLGIEQSRRDDMESLGYVLMYFNRTSLPWQGLKAATKKQKYEKISEKKMSTPVEVLCKGFPAEFAMYLNYCRGLRFEEAPDYMYLRQLFRILFRTLNHQYDYTFDWTMLKQKAAQQAASSSGQGQQAQTPTGKQTDKSKSNMKG, from the exons ATGgcgagcagcagcggctccaAAGCCGAGTTTATTGTCGGAGGGAAATACAAGCTGGTGCGGAAGATCGGCTCGGGCTCCTTCGGAGACATCTACCTGGCGATCAACATCACCAATGGCGAG GAGGTCGCTGTAAAGTTGGAGTCCCAGAAAGCTCGCCATCCTCAGCTCTTGTATGAGAGCAAACTATATAAGATCCTGCAGGGTGGTGTAGGGATCCCACACATCAG GTGGTATGGGCAAGAAAAGGATTACAATGTTCTAGTCATGGATTTGCTGGGGCCAAGTCTGGAGGATCTCTTCAATTTTTGTTCCCGCAGGTTCACTATGAAAACTGTGCTCATGTTAGCAGACCAG ATGATCAGTAGAATTGAATATGTACACACAAAGAATTTTATACACAGAGACATCAAACCCGACAACTTCCTAATGGGCATCGGACGCCATTGTAATAAG TGTTTCGAATCTCCAGTGGGGAAGAGGAAAAGAAGCATGACTGTTAGTACTTCTCAGGACCCATCTTTCTCAGGATTAAACCAG TTATTCCTTATAGATTTTGGTTTGGCCAAAAAGTACAGAGACAACAGAACACGGCAGCACATACCATACAGAGAAGACAAAAACTTGACTGGCACAGCCCGCTACGCCAGTATCAATGCCCACTTAGGAATTGAGCAGAG TCGTCGTGATGACATGGAGTCTCTAGGATACGTGCTAATGTATTTCAACAGAACCAGCCTTCCTTGGCAAGGATTGAAG GCAGCAACTAAGAAACAAAAATACGAAAAGATCAGTGAAAAGAAGATGTCTACTCCTGTTGAGGTTTTGTGTAAG ggatttcctgcagaatttgctATGTATCTCAATTACTGTCGTGGATTGCGTTTCGAGGAGGCACCAGACTACATGTATCTGCGGCAGCTCTTCAGAATCTTGTTCAG AACTTTAAATCACCAATACGACTACACATTTGACTGGACAATGTTGAAGCAGAAGGCAGCTCAGCAAGCAGCCTCCTCCAGTGGGCAGGGCCAGCAAGCCCAAACCCCCACAGGCAAGCAAACTGACAAATCCAAGAGTAACATGAAAGGTTAG